A stretch of Mesorhizobium sp. M2A.F.Ca.ET.046.03.2.1 DNA encodes these proteins:
- the ligD gene encoding DNA ligase D codes for MPANLKPYRAKREFSRTPEPAGGLASEGSNRFVVHKHHATADHYDMRLEIGGVLKSWAVPRGPSLNPADKRLAVETEDHPIEYIDFEGVIPEGGYGGGPMIVWDTGTWAPMEDVDKSLRSGAFKFRLAGQKLNGGWMLTRLKPKPGEDESKKNWLLFKERDLAADAKRDILSERPESVKSGRRIEELGAPPRKRERLPPKPGSLKPGSLPGAVKAAPPSRIEPQLATQVPNPPGGEGPAENTGELWLHEIKFDGYRTMAHVTDGEVRLITRGGIDWTKRYGDLPQAFSRLPVAQAIIDGEIMVLDDRGISRFALLQDALAEGAGSKLHFYAFDLLHLDGWDLRKAPLIKRKALLAELLAGQAANAAIQYSDHVEGDGQGLYDQASELGLEGVVSKRADAIYMSGRAKSWTKVKAQKTDDFVIAGYTVSDRAEGLAALGMAEFENGELHYRGKVGTGFDRDMATELLARLERLTAGASPPEGVPREIMREMHWVKPLLSARVRYSNRTADNAIRHGVFRGLRDVGGLTTPAPVKRKRLIAESDLATIWVTNPERRLFGKTGPTKLDIAVYYALVGDFMLPHIIGRPVSLVRCPTGKPQDCFFQRHAFTGMPPSVAVFESVNSEGETKTYLSVEDAKGYLALAQFGVVEFHTWGTHRTKLDRPDQIVFDLDPGEGISWREVVEAAVHIKGGLESLGLVPFVKTSGGKGIHITVPVTRKQNWKKLHQASSAISTLLAASAPDTFTTTMGKENRKKRIFIDFHRNARGHTSAAPYSLRARTNLPASTPVSWTDLETIDAPEDLNYASLPGLLETSGDPWAEIDEAARDLPVVER; via the coding sequence ATGCCCGCCAACCTCAAACCCTACCGCGCCAAGCGCGAATTCTCCCGCACCCCCGAGCCCGCGGGCGGCCTCGCCTCTGAGGGCTCCAACCGCTTCGTCGTCCACAAGCACCACGCCACCGCCGATCACTACGACATGCGCCTCGAAATCGGCGGCGTGTTGAAGAGCTGGGCTGTCCCGCGCGGCCCCTCGCTCAACCCGGCCGACAAGCGGCTTGCCGTCGAGACCGAGGACCACCCGATCGAATATATCGACTTCGAGGGCGTCATCCCCGAAGGCGGATATGGCGGCGGGCCGATGATCGTCTGGGACACCGGCACCTGGGCGCCGATGGAGGATGTCGACAAAAGCCTGCGCAGCGGCGCCTTCAAGTTCCGGCTGGCCGGCCAGAAGCTCAATGGCGGCTGGATGCTGACGCGCCTGAAGCCCAAGCCCGGCGAGGACGAGAGCAAGAAGAACTGGCTGCTGTTCAAGGAGCGCGACCTCGCTGCCGATGCGAAACGCGACATCCTGAGCGAGCGGCCCGAAAGCGTGAAGTCCGGCCGCCGGATCGAGGAACTGGGGGCGCCGCCGAGGAAGCGGGAACGTCTGCCCCCGAAGCCGGGTTCGCTGAAACCAGGCTCGCTGCCCGGCGCGGTCAAGGCCGCGCCGCCGAGCCGCATCGAGCCGCAGCTTGCCACCCAGGTGCCGAATCCGCCGGGCGGCGAGGGGCCGGCGGAGAACACGGGCGAGCTCTGGCTGCACGAGATCAAATTCGACGGTTACCGCACCATGGCGCATGTGACGGATGGCGAGGTGCGGCTGATCACCCGTGGCGGCATCGACTGGACGAAGCGCTATGGCGATCTCCCGCAGGCCTTTTCGCGCCTGCCGGTCGCCCAGGCGATCATCGACGGCGAGATCATGGTGCTCGACGACAGGGGAATCTCGCGCTTCGCGCTGCTGCAGGACGCGCTGGCCGAAGGCGCAGGTTCAAAGCTGCATTTCTACGCCTTCGATCTTTTGCATCTCGACGGCTGGGACCTGCGCAAGGCGCCGCTCATAAAGCGTAAGGCGCTGCTTGCCGAGCTCCTCGCCGGCCAAGCCGCCAATGCCGCCATCCAGTACAGCGACCATGTCGAGGGCGACGGGCAGGGTCTCTACGATCAAGCCTCGGAGCTGGGGCTCGAAGGCGTCGTCTCCAAGCGCGCCGACGCCATCTACATGAGCGGCCGCGCCAAGAGCTGGACCAAGGTGAAGGCGCAAAAGACGGATGATTTCGTCATCGCCGGTTACACCGTCTCCGACCGTGCCGAAGGGTTGGCCGCGCTCGGCATGGCCGAGTTCGAGAACGGTGAGCTGCACTATCGCGGCAAGGTCGGCACCGGCTTCGACCGCGACATGGCGACCGAGCTGCTTGCCAGGCTGGAGCGGCTGACGGCCGGCGCCAGCCCGCCGGAAGGCGTGCCGCGCGAGATCATGCGCGAGATGCACTGGGTGAAGCCGCTGCTGTCGGCGCGCGTGCGCTATTCGAACCGCACCGCCGACAATGCGATCCGCCACGGCGTCTTTCGCGGCCTGCGCGACGTCGGCGGGCTGACCACGCCGGCGCCGGTGAAACGCAAGCGGCTGATCGCCGAATCCGACCTCGCCACCATCTGGGTGACCAATCCGGAGCGCCGGCTGTTCGGCAAGACCGGGCCGACAAAACTCGACATCGCCGTCTATTACGCATTGGTCGGCGATTTCATGCTGCCGCATATCATCGGCCGGCCGGTGTCGCTGGTGCGGTGCCCGACCGGCAAGCCGCAGGACTGCTTCTTCCAGCGCCACGCCTTCACCGGCATGCCGCCTTCGGTGGCGGTGTTCGAGAGCGTCAATTCGGAAGGCGAGACGAAAACCTATCTTTCGGTCGAGGACGCCAAGGGCTATCTGGCGCTGGCGCAATTCGGCGTCGTCGAGTTCCATACCTGGGGCACGCACCGCACAAAACTCGACAGGCCGGACCAGATCGTCTTCGACCTCGACCCGGGCGAGGGGATTTCGTGGCGCGAGGTGGTCGAGGCGGCGGTCCACATCAAGGGCGGGCTGGAAAGCCTCGGCCTGGTGCCCTTCGTGAAGACCTCCGGCGGCAAGGGCATCCACATCACCGTGCCGGTGACCCGAAAGCAGAACTGGAAGAAACTGCACCAGGCGAGCAGCGCCATTTCCACCTTGCTCGCGGCAAGCGCGCCCGACACCTTCACCACCACCATGGGCAAGGAGAACCGCAAGAAGCGCATCTTCATCGACTTCCACCGCAACGCCCGCGGCCACACCTCCGCCGCTCCCTATTCGCTGCGCGCCCGCACCAACCTGCCGGCCTCGACGCCGGTGAGCTGGACAGACCTCGAGACCATCGACGCGCCGGAGGACCTGAACTACGCCTCGCTGCCGGGCCTGCTGGAGACCTCGGGCGATCCCTGGGCTGAGATCGATGAGGCGGCGCGGGATTTGCCGGTGGTGGAACGCTAG
- a CDS encoding GNAT family N-acetyltransferase codes for MASQAMPMAAMTTGLAEGEAAPHAGAAGIAYVAQLHTSLETAKPLWLRLETTGVCTGHQHFAWAEGIVERLMPPKAELAIVELRDAATAEPVMLVPLMRRRAFGHWVVEWLSCGVCDYAAPLLADATPWTRQSAEAAWAAVLSVLPPADRIHITGIPKEIGGVANPLALLSPARDSIHSRYGIAMDGDADTVVKRICRPSFVKALNKDLRRLDRNGGLALVEADTPALVDSIFGKLVEMRLSRFRELGRFDLLARPPVAEFYRSAAQRGLKDGSVRVFGLRAGDVMVAVQYLAVHLGTLHALLVAIDQAAVPNVSPGLCIMGELIRWGRGQGFDYFDLSVGNQSYKEHMGAVKSVLSELCYGITLKGLAASGAIKYRGRGVAFVRDNPRLFKLAQDFMQRWRRLRAGR; via the coding sequence GTGGCAAGCCAGGCAATGCCGATGGCCGCGATGACGACCGGCCTGGCCGAGGGCGAGGCCGCGCCGCACGCCGGCGCCGCTGGCATCGCTTACGTGGCGCAGTTGCACACCAGCCTCGAAACGGCCAAGCCGCTCTGGCTGCGTCTCGAGACGACCGGCGTGTGCACCGGCCACCAGCATTTCGCCTGGGCCGAGGGGATCGTCGAGCGGCTCATGCCCCCGAAAGCCGAACTGGCCATCGTCGAATTGCGGGACGCCGCGACGGCCGAACCGGTCATGCTCGTGCCGCTAATGCGGCGCCGCGCGTTCGGCCATTGGGTGGTCGAGTGGTTGAGCTGCGGGGTCTGCGACTACGCGGCACCCTTGCTCGCCGACGCCACGCCCTGGACAAGGCAGTCCGCCGAGGCCGCCTGGGCGGCGGTGCTTTCCGTGCTGCCGCCGGCGGACCGCATCCACATCACCGGTATCCCGAAGGAGATCGGCGGCGTCGCCAATCCCCTGGCGCTGCTTTCGCCGGCGCGCGATTCCATCCATTCCCGTTACGGCATCGCCATGGATGGCGACGCCGACACCGTCGTCAAGCGCATCTGCCGTCCGTCCTTCGTCAAGGCCCTCAACAAGGACCTGCGCCGTCTGGACCGCAATGGTGGCCTGGCGTTGGTGGAAGCCGACACGCCGGCGTTGGTGGACTCGATTTTCGGCAAGCTGGTCGAAATGCGGCTCAGCCGTTTTCGCGAGCTCGGCCGGTTCGATCTCCTGGCGCGGCCGCCGGTCGCCGAGTTCTACCGAAGCGCGGCGCAGCGCGGTCTGAAGGACGGTTCGGTACGCGTCTTCGGCCTGCGCGCCGGCGACGTCATGGTCGCGGTCCAGTACCTTGCGGTCCATCTCGGCACACTGCATGCGCTGCTGGTCGCGATCGACCAGGCCGCGGTGCCCAACGTTTCGCCCGGGCTGTGCATCATGGGCGAGCTGATCCGCTGGGGCCGCGGGCAGGGCTTCGACTATTTCGACCTGTCGGTCGGCAACCAGAGCTACAAGGAGCATATGGGCGCGGTGAAGTCGGTTCTGTCCGAGCTTTGCTACGGCATCACGCTGAAGGGCCTGGCCGCGAGCGGCGCCATCAAGTATCGCGGTCGGGGCGTCGCCTTCGTGCGCGACAACCCGCGCCTCTTCAAGCTCGCGCAGGACTTCATGCAGCGCTGGCGGCGGCTGCGGGCGGGGCGGTGA
- a CDS encoding glycosyltransferase family 4 protein codes for MRIACVHQGYELYGSDRSFAESVAALRAAFPAAEIEVVLPRQGPIVEILKPHASRIVFEPLWVLRRQAMLRLATVEMARLPAALWRAWRRMRGSDLTYINTSIIADYALAARLLPRKALLHIHEIPERILRKVLVALMRWSRADLIFNSRATRATFGDPPAIDARGRRTHVVYNGVAGPLALPVTYDGSRPLRVLLLGRVNRIKGQEVLLEAVASLPAGLRNRVEVRLVGGAFESVEREQALAELVGRMGLTGHVEVLPFVSDPTDHYRWADIVAVPSRRPESLGRVAIEAMGWGRPPLVSAIGGLVEVVADGETGWHVPPGDAKALAGKLSEIIQRPELWRGFAAAGRTRYETLFSEHIAAAAIVAIVADKLKATPRRGRAGVAREAETSP; via the coding sequence ATGCGCATTGCCTGCGTTCATCAGGGCTACGAGCTCTATGGTTCGGACCGCAGCTTCGCCGAGAGCGTGGCTGCGCTGCGCGCCGCGTTTCCGGCCGCCGAGATCGAGGTCGTGCTGCCGCGCCAGGGGCCGATCGTCGAGATCCTCAAGCCGCATGCCAGCCGCATCGTGTTCGAGCCGCTCTGGGTGCTCAGGCGCCAGGCGATGCTCAGGCTCGCCACCGTCGAGATGGCGCGACTGCCCGCGGCGCTCTGGCGCGCCTGGCGCCGCATGCGGGGCAGCGACCTGACCTATATCAACACCTCGATCATCGCCGACTATGCGCTGGCCGCGCGGCTTTTGCCGCGCAAGGCGCTGCTGCACATCCACGAAATCCCCGAGCGCATATTGCGCAAGGTGCTTGTCGCCCTGATGCGCTGGAGCCGTGCGGACCTGATCTTCAACTCGCGCGCCACGCGCGCAACGTTCGGCGATCCGCCGGCCATCGATGCCAGGGGGCGGCGCACGCATGTCGTCTATAACGGCGTCGCCGGGCCGCTGGCCCTGCCGGTGACCTATGACGGCAGCCGCCCGCTCAGGGTCCTGCTGCTTGGCCGCGTCAACCGCATCAAGGGGCAGGAGGTGCTGCTCGAAGCAGTCGCCTCGCTTCCCGCTGGGTTGCGCAATCGCGTCGAGGTCCGTCTCGTCGGCGGCGCCTTCGAAAGCGTCGAGCGCGAGCAGGCGCTCGCCGAGCTGGTCGGGCGCATGGGGCTTACAGGGCATGTCGAGGTGCTGCCCTTCGTCTCCGACCCGACCGACCACTATCGCTGGGCGGATATCGTGGCGGTGCCGTCGCGCCGCCCGGAATCGCTCGGTCGCGTCGCCATCGAGGCGATGGGCTGGGGCAGGCCGCCGCTGGTGTCGGCGATCGGCGGACTGGTGGAAGTGGTGGCCGACGGCGAGACCGGCTGGCATGTGCCGCCGGGGGATGCCAAGGCCCTTGCCGGCAAGCTCAGCGAGATCATCCAGCGGCCGGAGCTCTGGCGCGGCTTCGCCGCCGCCGGCCGCACGCGCTACGAGACGCTCTTCAGCGAGCATATCGCCGCCGCCGCGATCGTGGCGATCGTGGCCGACAAGCTGAAGGCCACGCCGCGGCGGGGACGGGCGGGCGTCGCCCGCGAGGCGGAGACGAGCCCGTGA
- a CDS encoding DUF1972 domain-containing protein, with protein sequence MKPELSSNPIEKPSILILGTRGIPASHGGFETFAERLALFLAGRGWKVGVYCQKEVERVGQRVTSDTWRGIELITIEVASSGPRATLEFDWQCVLDAARRPGVCLVLGYNGAVFLTWLRLMRRRIITNMDGIEWRRPKWGPAARAWFWLNEWIGAWLSQRLIADHPAIADHLATRRPRSAITTIAYGADPVTSAPEEPVRALGLEPGKYLVSIARIEPDNNILPIIEAFRRRDRGDMKLVVLGTLNDEIPYHRAVREAAGTTVIMPGAIYDQASVKALRYHARAYMHGHTVGGTNPSLVEALAAGNMVIAHDNRYNRWVAGEAAIYFNDTDSLSARIDTALADDALVARCSKAARARAREAFRWEDVLTAYEKEALRQLGGATAAPAQADRAKHA encoded by the coding sequence TTGAAACCGGAACTATCTTCCAACCCGATCGAAAAGCCTTCGATCCTGATCCTGGGGACACGCGGCATTCCGGCTTCCCACGGCGGCTTCGAGACTTTCGCCGAGCGGCTGGCGCTTTTCCTGGCCGGACGCGGCTGGAAGGTCGGCGTCTATTGCCAGAAGGAAGTCGAGCGCGTCGGCCAAAGGGTGACGAGCGACACCTGGCGCGGCATCGAGCTCATCACCATCGAGGTCGCCTCCAGCGGGCCGCGCGCGACGCTGGAGTTCGACTGGCAATGCGTGCTCGATGCCGCCAGGCGCCCCGGCGTGTGCCTGGTGCTCGGCTATAACGGCGCGGTGTTCCTGACCTGGCTCAGGCTCATGCGGCGCAGGATCATCACCAATATGGACGGCATCGAGTGGCGGCGGCCGAAATGGGGGCCGGCGGCGCGCGCCTGGTTCTGGCTCAACGAATGGATCGGCGCCTGGCTGTCGCAACGGCTTATCGCAGACCACCCGGCGATCGCCGACCATCTGGCGACGCGGCGGCCGCGCAGCGCCATCACCACCATCGCCTATGGGGCCGACCCGGTGACCTCGGCGCCGGAGGAACCCGTTCGCGCGCTCGGGCTCGAGCCCGGCAAATACCTGGTCTCGATCGCGCGCATCGAACCCGACAACAACATCCTGCCGATCATCGAAGCTTTCCGCCGCCGCGATCGCGGCGACATGAAGCTGGTGGTGCTGGGCACGCTCAACGACGAGATCCCCTACCATCGCGCCGTGCGCGAGGCGGCAGGCACCACGGTGATCATGCCAGGCGCGATCTACGACCAGGCGAGCGTGAAGGCGCTGCGCTACCATGCGCGCGCCTATATGCACGGCCACACTGTGGGCGGCACCAACCCCTCGCTGGTTGAGGCGCTGGCTGCCGGCAACATGGTGATCGCCCATGACAACCGCTACAACCGCTGGGTCGCCGGCGAGGCGGCGATCTATTTCAACGACACCGACAGCCTGAGCGCACGGATCGACACGGCGCTGGCCGACGACGCGCTGGTGGCGCGTTGCAGCAAGGCGGCGCGGGCACGCGCCCGCGAGGCCTTCCGCTGGGAAGACGTGCTCACCGCCTATGAGAAGGAAGCGCTGCGGCAGCTCGGCGGCGCCACCGCCGCGCCGGCGCAAGCCGACCGGGCCAAGCACGCATGA
- a CDS encoding cellulase family glycosylhydrolase produces MTGWSRRRLLGAALAVATAPLAVPPLVSRARAAGEWPFRRGVNAWPWFALTREYPAPRTDYDWPPFQSQRPVPTPADLARLRASGLDFIRLPVDPGPFLVADADRRADLMAMLSAAVEAALAADLGVIVNVQANGATHYWNPERMISSTGAPEFARYRAFVADVAGMLKDIAPGRVALEPVNEPPQDCSSEVWPKVQAALLTAARGAAKDLPIVVTGGCGSMVRGLTALDPAPLAEFEPILFTFHFYEPYLFSHQGAPWMREPVYRALNNVPWPASAGTLEQTLASVRARMAEDTERSDEAKKAAYEETEKVLKVYFDAQPDRRFIDGYLAQVSGWADGHGIAPGRIIMGEFGALRTDARFTAAPNPDRARYIADVRQSAEAAGFPWAFWDLFDGMGMMDDITRALDPAMVEALGLTMPPT; encoded by the coding sequence ATGACCGGCTGGTCTCGCCGCCGTCTGCTCGGCGCGGCGCTGGCCGTGGCGACGGCGCCGCTGGCGGTCCCGCCGCTCGTATCTAGAGCGCGCGCCGCCGGCGAATGGCCTTTCAGGCGCGGCGTCAACGCCTGGCCGTGGTTCGCGCTGACGCGCGAATACCCGGCGCCACGCACCGACTATGACTGGCCGCCTTTCCAGTCGCAGCGGCCGGTGCCGACGCCGGCTGACCTTGCCCGGCTGCGCGCCAGCGGGCTTGACTTCATCCGCCTGCCTGTCGATCCGGGCCCGTTTCTGGTCGCCGATGCGGACCGACGCGCCGACCTCATGGCGATGCTCAGTGCGGCGGTCGAAGCGGCTTTGGCCGCCGATCTCGGCGTCATCGTCAACGTGCAGGCCAATGGCGCCACCCATTACTGGAACCCCGAGCGCATGATTTCCAGCACCGGCGCGCCGGAATTCGCCCGCTACCGGGCCTTCGTCGCCGACGTGGCGGGCATGCTCAAGGACATAGCGCCCGGCAGGGTCGCGCTGGAGCCGGTCAACGAGCCGCCGCAGGACTGTTCCTCCGAGGTGTGGCCCAAGGTGCAGGCAGCGCTGCTGACCGCCGCGCGTGGCGCGGCGAAAGACCTACCGATCGTCGTCACCGGCGGCTGCGGCTCGATGGTGCGGGGCCTCACCGCGCTCGATCCGGCGCCGCTGGCGGAATTCGAGCCGATCCTGTTCACCTTCCACTTCTACGAACCCTACCTGTTCAGCCATCAGGGCGCGCCATGGATGCGCGAGCCGGTCTACCGCGCGCTGAACAACGTGCCGTGGCCAGCCTCGGCCGGCACATTGGAACAGACGCTGGCCTCGGTCCGGGCCAGGATGGCTGAGGATACGGAGAGGTCCGACGAAGCCAAGAAGGCCGCCTATGAAGAGACCGAGAAGGTGCTGAAAGTCTATTTCGACGCCCAGCCCGACCGTCGTTTCATCGACGGCTACCTCGCGCAGGTGAGCGGCTGGGCGGACGGCCATGGCATCGCGCCCGGGCGCATCATCATGGGCGAGTTCGGCGCGCTGCGCACCGACGCCCGCTTTACCGCCGCGCCCAATCCCGACCGCGCCCGCTACATCGCCGACGTCCGGCAGAGCGCAGAAGCCGCCGGCTTTCCCTGGGCGTTCTGGGACCTGTTCGACGGCATGGGCATGATGGACGACATAACCCGCGCGCTCGATCCCGCCATGGTCGAGGCGCTGGGCTTGACGATGCCGCCAACTTGA
- a CDS encoding type II toxin-antitoxin system HicB family antitoxin, which translates to MSRYIALVDAADGIVGVSFPDAPGCVAQSENRDEAFKDATAALAEWVAEELAEGHDAPRPRSMDELMADEAVRSALTDGAVLISVPLIRDYGRPARANISLDAGLLADIDEAAHRLGVTRSAFLAAAARERLKETV; encoded by the coding sequence ATGTCTCGCTATATCGCACTCGTGGATGCCGCGGACGGCATCGTCGGTGTGTCGTTCCCCGATGCACCAGGCTGCGTGGCCCAATCGGAAAACCGGGATGAGGCATTCAAGGACGCAACCGCGGCTCTGGCTGAATGGGTGGCTGAAGAACTGGCGGAGGGTCATGACGCTCCCCGCCCTCGCAGCATGGACGAGCTTATGGCCGATGAGGCGGTACGATCGGCCTTGACCGATGGCGCCGTTTTGATCTCGGTCCCCCTCATACGCGACTATGGCCGGCCGGCCCGGGCCAATATCTCATTGGATGCAGGCCTGCTGGCCGACATCGACGAAGCAGCTCATCGACTGGGTGTCACCAGGTCTGCGTTTCTAGCTGCGGCGGCCAGGGAGAGGCTTAAGGAAACTGTCTGA
- a CDS encoding VpsF family polysaccharide biosynthesis protein (VpsF, distantly related to oligosaccharide ligases, is encoded next to the probable flippase VpsE.), protein MASILAGPARPVPAPGYGMAGQRTVPVDTLTRLGITVAVLLLFSISGGMLWLAGYNYDGLQGSPLSKIHPSTYLFVLVFVWRACTFGNPVGYVVHVTNKRPATMLMAVISTVLLFVVILRQRPGMAGMIDTFVAPALVVLLLSEDDEKTFAQLRIVIHAVMTVNALMALFEFGTKHLVFPYRFDGAVFVNDLRSTALQGHPLSNATVTSIYVLSLLSGSRSLSTPLRLALVGLQFCALVAFGGRSGMVLTILLGGVYLLIQGLAQLRTGRVNLLGAALVIMLAALLPLAIALAGYYGFFDALLQRFVSDSGSANARVEMFDLFRHLELRDLIVGPDVDLLDSMRRISGLEQGIENPILRLTLYQGAFFTLLIFFGFALFMHEVARRCHPGIWLPMLGWLILLNTSESIASKTTLMTKFVVIALALYRPAKERSDSFLKPLPGRRS, encoded by the coding sequence ATGGCCTCGATCCTGGCTGGTCCCGCCCGGCCTGTCCCGGCCCCGGGCTACGGCATGGCGGGCCAGCGCACTGTTCCGGTTGACACGCTGACCCGTCTTGGCATCACCGTTGCGGTGCTGCTTCTGTTTTCCATCTCGGGCGGCATGCTGTGGCTGGCAGGCTACAATTACGACGGTCTGCAGGGCAGCCCGCTGAGCAAGATCCACCCGTCCACCTATCTCTTCGTGCTCGTCTTCGTCTGGCGCGCCTGCACCTTCGGCAATCCGGTCGGCTATGTGGTCCATGTCACCAACAAGCGGCCGGCAACGATGCTGATGGCGGTGATCTCGACGGTGCTTCTGTTCGTCGTCATCCTCAGGCAGCGCCCCGGCATGGCCGGCATGATCGACACGTTCGTCGCCCCGGCGCTGGTCGTGCTGCTGCTTAGCGAGGACGATGAGAAGACCTTTGCCCAGCTGCGGATCGTCATCCATGCCGTCATGACGGTGAACGCGCTGATGGCGCTGTTCGAGTTCGGCACCAAGCATCTGGTGTTCCCCTACAGGTTCGACGGCGCCGTGTTCGTCAATGATCTGCGCTCCACCGCGCTGCAGGGGCATCCGCTCTCCAATGCCACGGTCACCTCGATCTATGTGCTGTCGCTGCTGTCGGGTTCGCGCTCGCTGTCGACGCCGCTCAGGCTGGCGCTTGTCGGCTTGCAGTTCTGCGCGCTGGTCGCCTTCGGCGGCCGCTCGGGCATGGTGCTGACGATCCTGCTCGGCGGCGTCTATCTACTGATACAGGGCCTGGCACAGCTCAGGACCGGGCGAGTCAACCTCTTGGGCGCCGCGCTGGTGATCATGCTCGCCGCTCTGCTGCCGCTGGCGATCGCGCTCGCCGGCTATTACGGCTTCTTCGACGCTCTGCTCCAACGTTTCGTCTCCGACAGCGGCAGCGCCAATGCCCGCGTCGAGATGTTCGACCTCTTCCGGCATCTGGAGCTGCGCGATCTGATCGTCGGGCCCGATGTCGACCTGCTCGACAGCATGCGCCGCATCAGCGGCCTGGAGCAGGGCATCGAGAACCCGATCCTGCGCCTGACGCTCTACCAGGGCGCCTTCTTCACGCTTCTGATCTTCTTCGGCTTCGCGCTGTTCATGCACGAGGTTGCGCGCCGTTGCCACCCGGGCATCTGGCTGCCGATGCTGGGCTGGCTCATCCTGCTCAACACCTCCGAAAGCATCGCCTCCAAGACGACGCTGATGACCAAATTCGTGGTGATCGCGCTGGCGCTGTACAGGCCGGCGAAGGAACGATCAGACAGTTTCCTTAAGCCTCTCCCTGGCCGCCGCAGCTAG